The Symphalangus syndactylus isolate Jambi chromosome 3, NHGRI_mSymSyn1-v2.1_pri, whole genome shotgun sequence genome has a segment encoding these proteins:
- the LOC129478454 gene encoding LOW QUALITY PROTEIN: uncharacterized protein (The sequence of the model RefSeq protein was modified relative to this genomic sequence to represent the inferred CDS: inserted 1 base in 1 codon) encodes MHACTHTLTLTLHMPIHLSPHPHITQTVQHTPHMLWPYSKYTQTTELVSGLPCCPPLGSCPQPLHLPPIKGRHPSISICLHFSSGPCTKSLPVIAXTRTPPTVTTVTVPPPSRSQTPLPCFWQEPSSLPLLPLQAQTSPSGHPHLDFGVPHTPPQALASGIFGNWNWARGLSSHLSGASTFSSVKWANTERTLQNPSNVTVDIVSTASSSCWAEFVGNPSLGRYGSSLR; translated from the exons atgcatgcgtgcacacacacactcacactcacactccaTATGCCAATACACTTATCCCCCCATCCCCACATCACACAGACCGTTCAACACACTCCTCACATGCTCTGGCCATACAGTAAATACACACAGACCACAGAGCTCGTGTCTGGGCTGCCCTGCTGCCCTCCTCTGGgctcctgcccccagcctctgCATTTACCCCCCATTAAGGGCAGGCACCCATCCATCTCCATTTGCCTCCATTTCAGCTCAGGGCCCTGCACCAAGTCTCTCCCAGTTATTG TGACCCGGACTCCTCCCACAGTCACCACTGTCACAGTCCCACCTCCTTCAAGGTCTCAAACACCCCTCCCCTGTTTCTGGCAGGAGCCATCCTCACTCCCTCTATTGCCTCTCCAGGCCCAGACTTCACCCTCAGGTCACCCTCACCTGGACTTTGGGGTGCCCCACACCCCGCCCCAGGCCCTGGCCTCTGGAATATTTGGAAACTGGAACTGGGCCAGAGGCTTAAGCTCACATCTGTCTGGAGCCTCaactttctcctctgtaaaatgggctaacACTGAAAGAACCTTGCAGAATCCCAGCAACGTCACAGTGGACATTGTTAGCACAGCCAGCAGCTCCTGCTGGGCTGAgtttgtgggtaacccaagcCTCGGCAGGTACGGTTCCTCCCTCAGGTGA